A window from Planococcus maritimus encodes these proteins:
- the dprA gene encoding DNA-processing protein DprA, with translation MNEEFTQRLLALHYVYPKALNRIAPLMKDDPELEYLHCRSPIDLSETLQIPLEKATALKRSYLTYANTPFMEIYNKQQIHAISYRHPLFPSSLHELIDPPAALYLKGDSALLEAPEKIAVIGSRKAQGYSRSVIQELLPPLLAEGFVVVSGLAKGADAMAHQCAIDFGGKTIAVIGSGFLHRYPKMNEELFFIIEETQLLLSEYPPYMPPRKWNFPMRNRIISGLSKGIIVTEAEVKSGTLSTIEHALDHGKDIFAVPGDIFSPLSAGPHKLIAEGAKPVWDGGQVLEEYRQLRS, from the coding sequence ATGAACGAAGAATTTACGCAACGCCTGCTTGCCTTGCATTACGTATACCCGAAAGCTTTAAACCGCATCGCTCCATTAATGAAAGACGATCCAGAACTTGAATACCTGCATTGTCGAAGTCCTATCGATCTCTCGGAAACGCTCCAAATCCCTCTGGAAAAGGCAACAGCCTTGAAGCGCTCATACCTCACCTACGCCAATACCCCCTTTATGGAAATTTACAACAAACAGCAAATCCACGCCATTTCTTACCGCCACCCTCTTTTTCCATCCTCTTTGCATGAGTTGATCGATCCGCCCGCGGCACTTTATTTGAAAGGCGATTCCGCTTTACTTGAAGCACCTGAAAAAATAGCTGTCATCGGTTCTAGGAAAGCCCAGGGCTATTCGCGATCGGTCATTCAAGAATTACTCCCGCCTTTACTGGCAGAAGGCTTTGTCGTTGTTAGTGGATTGGCGAAAGGCGCCGATGCAATGGCGCATCAATGCGCGATCGATTTCGGCGGAAAAACGATTGCTGTCATAGGGAGCGGCTTCTTGCATCGCTACCCGAAAATGAACGAGGAGTTGTTCTTTATAATAGAAGAAACTCAATTGCTGCTAAGCGAGTATCCACCGTATATGCCACCTAGAAAGTGGAATTTCCCAATGCGCAATCGCATTATCAGCGGCTTGTCAAAAGGCATCATTGTCACGGAAGCGGAAGTGAAAAGTGGCACATTGAGTACGATTGAGCATGCCTTAGACCATGGAAAAGATATCTTCGCTGTTCCTGGAGATATCTTTTCCCCGCTTTCCGCCGGTCCGCATAAATTAATTGCAGAAGGCGCAAAACCGGTGTGGGACGGGGGTCAAGTGCTTGAAGAATACCGCCAATTAAGGAGCTGA
- the sucD gene encoding succinate--CoA ligase subunit alpha has product MSVYINKDTKVLVQGITGSTALFHTKQMLEYGTKIVAGVTPGKGGTEVEGVPVFNTVQDAVKATGANVSVIYVPAPFAADAILEATEAELDMAICITEHIPVLDMVKVKRYMEGKKTRLVGPNCPGVITPDECKIGIMPGYIHKKGHVGVVSRSGTLTYEATHQLSEEGIGQSTAVGIGGDPVNGTNFIDVLKEFNEDEDTYAVVMIGEIGGTAEEEAAEWVKANMTKPVVGFIGGQTAPEGKRMGHAGAIISGGKGTAADKIKAMNAAGIEVADTPSVIGETLINVIKEKGLYDACKTH; this is encoded by the coding sequence ATGAGCGTATACATTAATAAAGACACTAAAGTGCTTGTACAGGGAATTACAGGGTCAACTGCCCTTTTCCATACAAAGCAAATGCTTGAATACGGAACGAAAATCGTTGCGGGTGTAACACCAGGCAAAGGCGGAACTGAAGTTGAAGGCGTACCTGTATTCAATACAGTTCAAGATGCCGTAAAAGCTACAGGTGCCAATGTATCTGTAATTTATGTACCGGCTCCTTTTGCTGCTGATGCAATTCTTGAAGCAACAGAAGCTGAGTTGGATATGGCAATCTGCATCACTGAGCACATTCCGGTACTCGATATGGTCAAAGTGAAGCGATATATGGAAGGCAAGAAAACGCGTCTTGTCGGACCAAACTGCCCGGGTGTTATCACTCCGGACGAATGTAAGATCGGCATCATGCCTGGCTACATTCACAAAAAAGGACATGTCGGCGTCGTATCACGTTCTGGTACGTTGACGTACGAAGCGACTCACCAATTGTCTGAAGAAGGTATCGGCCAGTCAACAGCTGTCGGTATCGGCGGAGACCCGGTCAACGGCACGAACTTCATCGACGTCTTGAAAGAATTCAACGAAGATGAAGACACGTATGCAGTTGTTATGATCGGTGAAATCGGCGGGACTGCTGAAGAAGAAGCGGCAGAATGGGTTAAGGCGAACATGACGAAACCTGTTGTCGGCTTTATCGGCGGTCAAACAGCTCCAGAAGGAAAACGCATGGGCCACGCCGGTGCGATCATTTCCGGAGGCAAAGGGACAGCTGCAGACAAGATTAAAGCAATGAACGCTGCTGGAATCGAAGTTGCAGATACCCCTTCAGTTATTGGCGAAACTTTGATCAACGTGATCAAAGAAAAAGGCCTTTACGACGCTTGTAAAACACATTAA
- the topA gene encoding type I DNA topoisomerase — MADYLVIVESPAKAKTIERYLGKKYKVKASLGHLRDLPRSQMGVDVENNYEPRYITIRGKGPILQDLKKEAKKAKKVFLAADPDREGEAIAWHLANALGVDVDSDCRVVFNEITKDAVKDAFKQPRKLDMDLVDAQQARRILDRLVGYSISPILWKKVKKGLSAGRVQSVALGLIIDRENEIKNFEPEEYWSITGEFEKAKKVFEAQFYGTPEKKLKLSTEEDVKAVLATMKGKDFLVKSVVKKERKRNPSPSFTTSSLQQEAARKLNFRAKKTMMLAQQLYEGISVGKEGVTGLITYMRTDSTRISESAKQDTIGYILDKYGEEYVTQKPAAKQSQKSQDAHEAVRPTSVHRTPESLKSILSRDLYRLYKLIWDRFVASQMSSAVLDTVMAELQNGEAIFRANGSQVKFPGFMKLYIEGTDDKKEEKDNILPEMKEGDKVKATDITPNQHFTQPPPRFTEARLVRTLEELGIGRPSTYAPTLDTIQKRGYVALDAKRFIPTELGEIVHQLVRDFFPDILNIEFTAKMENDLDSIEESEVDWRAIIDVFYKEFAKDLEVAENEMEKVQIKDEPAGEDCEECGSPMVFKLGRYGKFMACSNFPDCRNTKAIVKHIGVKCPTCKEGEIVERKSKKRRIFYGCERYPECEFVSWDKPIERPCPKCSSLMVEKKVKKGVQINCTACDYKEEVQ, encoded by the coding sequence ATGGCGGATTATTTGGTGATTGTCGAATCGCCCGCAAAGGCAAAGACAATTGAACGGTATTTGGGTAAAAAGTATAAAGTGAAAGCCTCTCTTGGCCATTTGCGTGATTTGCCGCGCAGCCAGATGGGTGTAGATGTTGAGAACAATTACGAGCCCCGCTATATCACGATTCGCGGAAAAGGCCCGATTTTACAAGACCTAAAAAAAGAAGCGAAAAAAGCGAAAAAAGTCTTTCTCGCGGCTGACCCCGACAGAGAAGGAGAAGCAATCGCCTGGCATTTGGCGAATGCGCTCGGAGTAGATGTCGATTCGGATTGCCGTGTCGTATTTAACGAAATTACGAAAGATGCAGTAAAAGACGCATTCAAGCAACCGCGCAAACTAGACATGGATTTGGTTGATGCTCAACAAGCTCGGCGAATTTTAGACCGTCTTGTTGGTTATAGCATCAGCCCGATTCTGTGGAAAAAAGTCAAAAAAGGCTTGTCGGCCGGCCGTGTTCAATCGGTTGCGCTTGGACTTATCATTGACCGCGAAAACGAAATCAAAAATTTCGAACCCGAAGAGTATTGGTCGATCACGGGCGAGTTCGAAAAGGCTAAGAAAGTATTCGAGGCACAATTTTATGGAACGCCAGAGAAAAAGTTGAAGCTTTCCACTGAAGAAGATGTCAAAGCTGTATTGGCTACAATGAAAGGCAAGGATTTCTTAGTAAAGAGCGTAGTGAAGAAAGAGCGCAAACGCAATCCTTCTCCGTCTTTCACCACATCTTCTCTCCAGCAGGAAGCAGCGCGTAAGTTGAATTTCCGTGCCAAGAAAACGATGATGCTTGCCCAGCAGCTTTATGAAGGGATTTCGGTCGGAAAAGAAGGCGTAACCGGTTTGATCACGTATATGCGTACCGATTCGACACGAATTTCGGAATCGGCTAAGCAAGATACAATCGGTTATATTCTCGATAAATATGGCGAAGAGTATGTCACGCAAAAGCCTGCAGCAAAACAATCTCAAAAATCTCAGGATGCCCACGAAGCGGTCCGTCCGACGAGTGTCCACCGCACGCCGGAATCGCTGAAGAGCATTTTGTCGCGCGACCTTTACCGTTTGTACAAATTAATCTGGGACCGTTTTGTAGCCAGCCAAATGTCATCTGCTGTTCTTGATACGGTGATGGCAGAATTGCAAAACGGCGAAGCGATTTTCCGGGCGAATGGTTCTCAAGTGAAGTTTCCTGGTTTCATGAAGCTTTACATTGAAGGGACCGACGATAAAAAAGAAGAAAAAGACAATATCCTTCCAGAAATGAAGGAGGGCGATAAAGTCAAAGCGACCGACATTACGCCGAACCAACATTTCACTCAACCGCCTCCGCGCTTTACGGAAGCACGCCTAGTGCGTACCTTGGAAGAGCTCGGCATAGGCCGTCCATCGACCTACGCGCCAACTTTGGATACGATTCAAAAACGCGGCTATGTCGCTTTGGATGCCAAGCGGTTTATCCCGACTGAACTCGGTGAAATCGTCCATCAATTGGTGCGTGATTTCTTCCCAGATATTTTGAACATCGAGTTTACCGCGAAGATGGAAAACGATTTGGACAGCATCGAAGAAAGTGAAGTCGATTGGCGAGCAATCATTGATGTGTTCTATAAAGAGTTTGCGAAAGACCTTGAAGTGGCTGAAAACGAAATGGAAAAAGTTCAAATTAAAGACGAGCCGGCAGGAGAAGATTGCGAAGAATGTGGTTCGCCAATGGTGTTCAAGCTTGGGCGCTATGGCAAGTTCATGGCTTGCAGCAACTTCCCGGATTGCCGTAACACAAAAGCGATCGTCAAGCATATCGGCGTCAAATGCCCGACTTGTAAAGAAGGAGAGATCGTGGAACGGAAAAGCAAAAAGCGCCGCATATTCTACGGCTGCGAACGTTATCCGGAATGTGAATTCGTCTCAT